From Synergistaceae bacterium, one genomic window encodes:
- a CDS encoding LacI family transcriptional regulator has translation MNIQKIAELAGVSVATVSRVFNHPDKVLPETREKVLAVTEAHNFTPNWFARGLTIGTTKTIALIIPAIVSDLYQNIISGVETVAGNKGYAVIFGQTRGDWETEYNFLKLMKERKVDGIIHVGTIFAQESNEESLSLDMPLVHIGKNEGCDCKIHCYFDTDEAARRLLSHLTDLGHRSISLVYDKKQDKDIAVSVENALKTLARESGDKVFFKSYEAEDSTEGGYLALQRIIKENSLPDVLITAGDLQAIGTLKAARDSKLKIPQDLALASFNDSPVCSVVSPALTSVEMPAAKLGMTAARLLIDGIENEDDEAEYSQELILQPKLKIRESCGNTSDIFELFD, from the coding sequence AAATAGCTGAGCTTGCTGGTGTTTCGGTAGCTACTGTTTCTCGTGTGTTCAACCATCCGGACAAAGTCCTGCCTGAAACCCGTGAAAAGGTGCTGGCTGTAACAGAAGCACATAATTTCACGCCCAATTGGTTTGCACGCGGCCTTACGATCGGTACGACCAAGACCATTGCTTTGATTATTCCTGCCATTGTTTCTGATTTGTATCAAAATATTATTTCCGGAGTTGAAACTGTTGCCGGTAATAAAGGTTATGCAGTTATATTTGGACAAACCCGTGGCGATTGGGAGACAGAGTATAATTTTCTAAAGCTAATGAAAGAAAGAAAAGTCGACGGCATTATCCATGTGGGCACCATATTTGCTCAAGAGTCAAATGAGGAATCACTTTCACTGGATATGCCGCTGGTTCACATCGGGAAAAATGAAGGCTGTGATTGTAAAATACATTGCTATTTTGATACCGATGAGGCTGCCCGCCGCCTCCTGTCGCATCTGACAGATCTTGGACATAGGTCAATCAGCCTTGTTTACGACAAGAAACAAGATAAAGATATTGCTGTATCGGTCGAAAATGCTTTAAAGACTTTGGCCCGGGAATCAGGAGATAAGGTTTTTTTTAAGTCTTATGAAGCTGAAGACAGTACTGAGGGCGGTTACTTAGCTTTGCAGAGGATCATAAAAGAAAATTCATTGCCGGATGTTCTTATCACAGCCGGAGATCTGCAGGCTATTGGAACCCTGAAGGCGGCCAGAGATAGTAAATTGAAAATCCCGCAAGACTTGGCCCTGGCCAGCTTCAATGATTCTCCGGTATGCAGTGTAGTTTCGCCTGCACTAACCAGTGTGGAAATGCCGGCTGCTAAATTAGGTATGACAGCGGCACGCTTATTAATTGACGGTATTGAGAATGAAGATGACGAAGCAGAATATTCCCAGGAATTAATTTTGCAGCCTAAACTTAAAATCCGTGAATCGTGTGGCAATACGAGTGACATATTCGAATTATTTGATTAG
- a CDS encoding 4Fe-4S binding protein: MGLKLKNPILTAAGPWAENAVGIQRCIDAGAAAVITETISLEARPRISPRLHAEDEKLFNTMIYSYMHLEEWEDEIREIDRKDAKLIFSIWGATASEIAYMAKKVEQMGADAIELSISAPIGSRHRFLTESTADIYTYAKAAVDAVDIPVMLKLSYEAASSTVFLRDLERAGVKAVSAIDSLKGLSGVDIENFVTLMPTYGGYTGESIRPISLATTAALHQYTSLQVVSSGGVMNYETVLEFIMLGASAVQLASVIQCNGYAAITDILSSLQSWQEERNIISINDIRGAALPSIKVYEDIVPVKLCAAIKESCSREDCLLCSDSCLPDAVFLNEDNIIEIKEEYCDGCGFCVARCPHNLLDLKWCQ; this comes from the coding sequence ATGGGTCTTAAACTTAAGAACCCGATATTGACAGCCGCAGGTCCCTGGGCTGAAAACGCGGTGGGCATTCAGCGCTGTATTGATGCCGGAGCCGCTGCAGTTATAACGGAAACGATCTCTCTGGAAGCCAGACCGCGCATTAGTCCCAGATTGCATGCAGAAGACGAAAAACTTTTTAATACCATGATCTACTCCTATATGCATCTGGAGGAATGGGAAGATGAGATTAGAGAGATTGATCGCAAAGATGCAAAACTGATCTTCAGTATTTGGGGAGCGACCGCTTCTGAGATTGCCTATATGGCAAAGAAAGTGGAGCAGATGGGAGCGGATGCAATTGAGTTGAGCATTTCAGCTCCCATAGGGAGCAGACACCGCTTCCTGACCGAAAGTACTGCGGATATTTATACTTACGCTAAAGCCGCGGTTGACGCAGTAGATATTCCTGTCATGCTGAAGCTTTCCTATGAGGCAGCATCATCAACCGTTTTTCTTCGTGATCTGGAACGCGCCGGGGTCAAAGCTGTAAGCGCCATTGACTCTCTGAAAGGGCTATCAGGCGTTGATATTGAGAATTTTGTAACATTAATGCCGACTTATGGGGGTTATACCGGAGAAAGCATTCGTCCCATATCTCTGGCGACGACCGCAGCATTACACCAATATACTTCGCTGCAGGTAGTAAGTTCAGGTGGTGTCATGAACTATGAAACAGTTCTCGAGTTCATTATGCTGGGAGCCAGTGCAGTGCAGCTTGCATCTGTTATTCAATGTAATGGCTATGCTGCGATTACAGATATCCTGTCTTCTCTCCAAAGCTGGCAGGAAGAACGAAATATTATTTCAATTAATGACATCAGAGGAGCTGCCCTGCCTTCGATTAAGGTTTACGAAGACATAGTTCCGGTGAAACTGTGTGCCGCGATCAAAGAAAGCTGTTCACGCGAAGATTGCCTGCTCTGCAGTGACAGTTGCCTTCCAGATGCAGTTTTCCTAAATGAAGATAATATTATTGAAATCAAAGAAGAGTATTGTGATGGTTGTGGATTTTGTGTAGCACGTTGCCCCCACAATTTACTCGATCTTAAATGGTGCCAATAA
- a CDS encoding xanthine dehydrogenase family protein, producing the protein MKTHTVGKSKGRIDAKAKVYGKAEFGSDIRLPDLLYLKGVYSEYASAKLLAVHTEEAKQMPGVVCVVTGADIPGERMIGELYIDQYPLAYDRVRYLGDVIAVVAAETQEQANDAAALITADYEPLPLLTSPKEALESELLINPECPNNICGEVHTIKGDAKEILEESEVVIESTYKTDFVEHAYIEPEAVVAIPSKMRPELIIQGSTQAPYNARISIARTLKLPMAQVIMRPSTIGGSFGGKIETAEAMAVRAGLVALKTGRPAKYVLTREESIRESYKRHPIEFDIKVGAQSDGRLKALYCDAILDAGAYTNMSPPVAYKTATLGPGPYRWDAVHYTATGVLTNNNHTGSYRGFGTPQAIFALENTMDVLADKLGLTPTELRRKNLLRNGDTSGTGHVLDFHEVSILKVMENAVAELDFDRKFAQYKEENKDPKRRIRRGVGLAVSMRGASVGADGNGFDVARILIEVMQDASVHVNLGLVELGQGLRTAQQQMVAEGLGVSFERVTMAETDTSRAPVTGACIASRGTMLGGGATREATNQLKEILTQGLKKSYGEEIGPVTFENDRVLFDDKDLSFDEVVKLAYDWNLTPTTVGTYTVPILEWDEEKGCGAPFFTYTYSCHAAEVEVDLDLGTVEVIKMVGSHDPGRAINPTMLKGQIYGGMAMSQGMALLENLGHNSKTGALKNQNFSGYLLPTVLDVPDINQPLLEENPDPRTAFGGRSMGEPSMEPGVGAVTCAVNMALGKPGMIKQIPFDLDSVFEAAQELWGEDDEIS; encoded by the coding sequence ATGAAAACTCATACCGTCGGGAAATCTAAAGGAAGGATTGACGCCAAAGCCAAAGTATACGGCAAGGCGGAGTTCGGCTCTGACATACGTCTGCCTGATCTCCTCTACCTTAAGGGCGTCTATAGTGAGTATGCGTCTGCAAAATTACTTGCCGTGCATACAGAGGAAGCCAAGCAAATGCCGGGTGTTGTATGTGTTGTTACCGGGGCAGATATACCCGGTGAGCGCATGATTGGTGAGCTTTACATTGATCAGTACCCACTTGCTTACGATAGAGTACGATATCTCGGTGACGTAATTGCAGTTGTCGCAGCTGAAACACAGGAGCAGGCTAATGATGCTGCTGCCTTAATCACAGCTGATTATGAACCCCTGCCTCTTTTAACGTCCCCGAAAGAAGCACTTGAGAGCGAATTGCTGATTAACCCCGAATGTCCTAACAACATTTGCGGTGAGGTGCACACCATTAAAGGTGACGCCAAAGAAATTCTGGAAGAATCAGAAGTTGTGATTGAATCGACTTACAAAACTGATTTTGTTGAGCATGCTTACATCGAGCCGGAAGCTGTTGTCGCAATACCAAGCAAAATGCGGCCGGAACTGATAATCCAGGGTTCAACTCAAGCCCCGTACAATGCACGTATATCAATAGCCAGAACACTGAAGCTGCCGATGGCTCAGGTCATAATGAGGCCAAGCACCATAGGCGGCTCTTTTGGCGGCAAGATTGAAACAGCTGAAGCGATGGCAGTCCGCGCCGGTTTAGTTGCCTTGAAAACCGGTCGCCCGGCAAAATATGTTCTGACCCGCGAAGAGTCAATCAGAGAAAGCTACAAACGCCATCCGATCGAATTCGATATTAAGGTGGGAGCCCAGAGCGATGGAAGGCTTAAGGCCCTCTATTGTGATGCCATTTTGGACGCTGGTGCCTATACGAACATGTCACCCCCTGTAGCATACAAAACTGCGACACTGGGTCCGGGCCCCTACCGCTGGGACGCTGTGCATTATACAGCTACCGGAGTCTTGACCAATAATAACCACACAGGCTCTTACCGTGGATTCGGAACACCTCAGGCGATTTTTGCTCTGGAAAATACAATGGATGTACTCGCAGACAAACTCGGTCTGACACCGACAGAGCTCCGTCGCAAGAATTTGCTGCGTAATGGCGATACAAGCGGAACCGGACATGTGCTCGATTTCCACGAAGTAAGCATTCTCAAGGTCATGGAAAATGCAGTTGCAGAGCTTGATTTTGATCGCAAATTTGCCCAATACAAAGAGGAAAATAAAGATCCAAAACGCCGTATTCGCCGTGGAGTTGGCCTGGCCGTTTCCATGAGAGGCGCCAGTGTCGGGGCAGACGGCAATGGTTTTGACGTTGCTCGTATCCTGATAGAGGTTATGCAGGATGCCAGTGTACACGTAAATCTTGGCCTGGTAGAACTCGGCCAGGGCTTGCGTACTGCACAGCAGCAGATGGTTGCCGAAGGTCTGGGTGTTTCTTTTGAGCGGGTTACCATGGCTGAAACCGACACTTCCAGAGCACCGGTTACGGGTGCTTGTATTGCTTCCCGCGGTACTATGTTGGGTGGCGGCGCAACCCGTGAAGCCACAAACCAGCTTAAAGAAATTTTGACTCAGGGTCTGAAGAAGAGCTATGGCGAAGAAATCGGACCGGTTACCTTCGAAAACGACAGAGTCTTGTTTGATGATAAGGATCTGTCATTTGATGAAGTTGTTAAACTGGCTTACGACTGGAACCTGACACCAACGACTGTTGGCACCTATACCGTGCCGATTTTAGAGTGGGATGAGGAAAAAGGCTGCGGCGCACCTTTCTTTACTTACACCTATTCCTGCCACGCAGCGGAAGTGGAAGTTGACCTCGATCTTGGTACAGTAGAAGTTATCAAGATGGTAGGTAGCCATGACCCCGGACGTGCTATCAACCCCACCATGCTTAAAGGCCAGATCTATGGCGGAATGGCAATGTCGCAGGGCATGGCACTACTGGAAAACTTAGGTCATAATTCAAAGACCGGAGCATTGAAGAACCAAAACTTCTCCGGTTACTTGCTGCCGACAGTGCTTGATGTTCCCGATATCAACCAGCCCCTGCTTGAAGAAAACCCAGACCCCAGAACTGCTTTTGGCGGCAGATCGATGGGTGAACCTTCAATGGAGCCGGGAGTCGGAGCAGTAACGTGCGCAGTAAACATGGCCCTCGGAAAACCGGGAATGATTAAACAAATACCGTTTGACCTCGACAGTGTATTTGAGGCCGCACAAGAACTATGGGGGGAAGACGATGAAATTTCGTGA
- a CDS encoding (2Fe-2S)-binding protein, which translates to MNKIKLNFNLNGKDYEIFTDAGSRMLDVIRNDLHLTGTKEGCSVGECGACTVILNGEAVSSCLILAPQMDGGTILTIEGMSELDLGKNLQSSFVEEDAVQCGFCTPGFILSAYALLQKNPDASRAEIREAIAGNICRCTGYIPIVNAIENAAEKLNSK; encoded by the coding sequence ATGAATAAGATAAAACTGAATTTTAATTTAAACGGAAAAGATTACGAGATTTTTACGGATGCAGGATCACGCATGCTTGATGTCATTCGAAACGATCTTCATCTTACCGGGACCAAAGAAGGTTGCAGCGTCGGGGAATGCGGAGCCTGTACTGTAATTCTGAATGGTGAAGCGGTTTCCAGCTGCCTGATTCTCGCCCCTCAGATGGATGGAGGCACAATCCTGACCATTGAGGGTATGAGCGAACTGGATCTGGGAAAGAACTTGCAAAGCAGCTTTGTGGAGGAGGATGCAGTCCAGTGCGGATTTTGCACTCCGGGCTTTATCCTCAGCGCCTATGCCCTGCTTCAGAAAAACCCGGACGCAAGCAGAGCAGAGATCCGCGAGGCAATAGCCGGCAATATTTGCCGCTGCACGGGATATATTCCGATTGTTAATGCTATAGAGAACGCAGCAGAGAAACTAAACAGCAAATAA
- a CDS encoding amidohydrolase family protein produces the protein MSLLIKNCILRNKEGLWDVYCEDKTISKIGQKLDLQADTSIDAEGSLLVPALIDPHIHLDKVNILDSVRKNVSGTLTEAIEIIWDRKRQYTDEDVIERAGQVVEAAIKNGTLAIRTHVDIDTVGGLKPLKGVLALREKYKDVMTMQLVAFPQEGIIKDPGCDKLMDEAMQMGCDIVGGMPANENTPDDSLAHVKYCFDLAEKYDADVDMHVDETDDPFYRTLEMLADETIKRGWEGRVTAGHTCALAAYDDHYAAYVIEKVARAGIHMITNPVTNLMLQGRNDKQPIRRGITRVKELLEAGVNVSFGQDCVNDTFYPLGSADMLQVANVTVHAAQMSLPPELEKVFDMITHDAAKIMKLDNYGLEEGCAANLVLIDAKNIREAMAQTPNRPYVIRDGEIIVKNVRTTEFNF, from the coding sequence ATGTCGCTATTAATTAAGAACTGTATATTAAGAAACAAAGAAGGTCTCTGGGACGTTTACTGTGAAGATAAGACTATCAGCAAGATAGGGCAAAAGCTTGACCTGCAAGCAGATACAAGTATAGATGCTGAGGGCAGCCTCCTGGTCCCTGCGCTGATCGATCCCCATATTCATCTGGACAAAGTGAACATCCTGGATAGTGTCAGAAAAAATGTGAGCGGTACTCTTACTGAAGCGATCGAGATTATTTGGGACCGTAAACGCCAGTATACTGACGAAGATGTTATCGAGCGCGCAGGTCAGGTGGTGGAAGCAGCTATTAAAAATGGCACTTTGGCCATAAGAACCCACGTCGATATCGATACAGTCGGGGGATTGAAACCCTTAAAAGGTGTCCTTGCCCTGCGTGAAAAATATAAAGATGTTATGACCATGCAGCTGGTTGCTTTCCCACAGGAAGGCATAATTAAGGATCCCGGCTGCGATAAACTAATGGACGAAGCCATGCAGATGGGCTGTGACATAGTTGGCGGAATGCCTGCCAATGAGAATACACCTGATGACAGCCTGGCTCACGTCAAATACTGCTTTGATCTGGCAGAAAAATATGACGCTGACGTCGATATGCATGTTGATGAGACAGATGATCCTTTCTACCGCACCCTGGAAATGCTGGCTGATGAAACCATTAAACGTGGTTGGGAAGGCCGGGTTACCGCTGGCCATACCTGTGCTTTAGCAGCTTATGATGACCACTATGCCGCCTATGTTATTGAAAAAGTAGCACGTGCCGGCATTCACATGATCACTAACCCCGTGACCAACCTGATGCTGCAGGGAAGAAATGACAAGCAGCCCATCAGACGTGGTATCACACGTGTAAAGGAGCTGCTCGAAGCCGGTGTAAACGTCAGCTTTGGTCAGGACTGTGTTAACGATACCTTCTATCCCTTGGGAAGTGCAGATATGTTACAGGTCGCAAACGTAACGGTTCATGCAGCCCAGATGAGTCTCCCGCCTGAACTGGAGAAGGTTTTTGATATGATTACCCATGATGCCGCCAAGATTATGAAACTAGATAATTACGGCCTGGAGGAAGGCTGTGCGGCAAATCTTGTGCTGATTGATGCTAAGAATATCCGGGAAGCAATGGCCCAGACCCCCAACCGCCCCTATGTGATCAGAGATGGTGAGATCATCGTCAAGAATGTGCGGACAACAGAATTCAACTTTTAA
- a CDS encoding malonate decarboxylase subunit alpha yields MNWHSKRDMKRARLESASPYINHKLIETESIAEALEALMRPGDRVVIEGDNQKQATFLAKALTKLNPDKVHDVTMIVPSISRAEHLDVFDKGIASEINFAYAGVQSVRLADMLAENKLKIGAIHTYLELYSRLFVDLIPDICLVAADQADPDGNLFTGYSTEDTPTLVESAAFHQAIVVVQANEIVERGALPRIDIPGDWVDLVVLADEPYQLEALFTRDPKKIRDQHILMGMMTIKGIYEKHGVTSLNHGIGYNSAAIELLLPTYGEELGLKGKVCKNWILNPHPTMIPAMERGWVESMFTFGGEIGMERYTQARSDIFPIGPDGTMRSNRAFAQIAGLYGIDLFLGATLQMDYLGNSSTVTSGRLTGFGGAPNMGHNTLGRRHTSPAWLDMMPHPGNSLQRGKKLVVQMLASQGRFGYNFKPELDAVKIGEESGFDAPPVMIYGEDVTHVVTEQGIAYLYQAESEEERRALLAAVAQETPLGEYASKAEIEKMRKDGKVALPDDLQIDPATATHDRLAAQSLDELVEWSGGLYEIPEAFRK; encoded by the coding sequence ATGAACTGGCATAGCAAGCGTGATATGAAGCGAGCACGTCTTGAAAGCGCATCTCCCTACATTAATCACAAGCTGATCGAAACTGAATCGATTGCTGAGGCGCTCGAAGCGCTGATGCGCCCCGGGGACCGGGTAGTCATCGAAGGAGACAACCAGAAACAAGCCACTTTTTTGGCCAAAGCGCTGACAAAACTTAATCCTGATAAAGTCCATGATGTGACGATGATTGTCCCTTCAATTTCCAGAGCTGAACATCTGGACGTATTTGATAAAGGCATCGCCAGCGAAATCAACTTCGCCTATGCCGGTGTGCAAAGCGTGCGTTTGGCAGATATGCTGGCAGAAAATAAGTTGAAAATCGGGGCAATTCATACCTATCTTGAACTGTATTCCCGACTCTTTGTAGATCTTATTCCGGATATATGTCTCGTCGCAGCTGACCAGGCCGACCCCGACGGCAATCTATTCACAGGTTACAGCACAGAAGATACTCCGACACTGGTCGAATCCGCCGCCTTTCACCAGGCGATTGTTGTCGTCCAGGCAAATGAGATAGTCGAACGTGGCGCCTTGCCGCGCATAGACATCCCGGGAGACTGGGTCGACCTGGTTGTACTTGCTGATGAGCCCTATCAGCTGGAAGCCTTATTCACCAGAGATCCGAAAAAAATCCGCGACCAGCATATTCTCATGGGAATGATGACGATCAAAGGTATTTATGAAAAACACGGAGTAACATCTCTCAACCATGGCATCGGTTACAACTCCGCAGCTATTGAGCTTTTACTCCCTACATATGGAGAAGAACTCGGCCTGAAAGGTAAAGTTTGTAAAAACTGGATCCTGAATCCGCATCCCACAATGATTCCTGCTATGGAAAGGGGTTGGGTTGAAAGCATGTTCACCTTCGGCGGAGAAATCGGCATGGAGCGTTACACCCAAGCACGTTCAGATATTTTCCCGATCGGCCCTGACGGAACTATGCGGTCAAACCGTGCCTTCGCTCAGATAGCGGGACTTTACGGTATTGATCTTTTCCTGGGTGCGACCTTGCAGATGGATTATCTGGGTAACTCATCTACTGTGACCAGCGGACGTCTCACCGGCTTTGGCGGTGCTCCCAACATGGGCCATAACACCTTAGGCCGAAGACATACATCCCCGGCCTGGCTGGATATGATGCCCCATCCCGGCAATTCCCTGCAAAGAGGCAAAAAACTAGTAGTACAGATGCTTGCCAGTCAGGGACGTTTCGGCTACAACTTCAAGCCCGAGCTCGATGCAGTTAAGATCGGTGAAGAAAGCGGTTTCGATGCGCCACCGGTCATGATCTACGGTGAAGATGTTACCCATGTCGTCACAGAGCAGGGCATTGCCTATCTTTACCAGGCTGAAAGTGAAGAAGAGCGCAGAGCTCTCTTAGCGGCAGTCGCACAAGAAACACCCTTAGGCGAATATGCCAGCAAAGCTGAAATTGAAAAAATGCGCAAAGATGGCAAGGTCGCCTTGCCGGATGATCTGCAGATTGATCCGGCTACTGCAACACATGACAGACTGGCAGCTCAATCACTCGATGAACTTGTCGAATGGTCAGGCGGCCTGTATGAAATTCCTGAAGCTTTTAGAAAATAG
- a CDS encoding methylmalonyl-CoA carboxyltransferase: protein MLTEKQKELVEVKEKLRQGGGERAIERQHGRGKKTARERIDALLDEKSFVETGMFVKHRSTQFGMDEKNSPGDGVVTGYGTIDGRQVCVTAQDFTIIGGSLGEMHADKIVKTQELALKIGCPIISINDSGGARIQEGVDSLAGYGRIFYNNTKASGVIPQFSVIMGPCAGGAVYSPALTDFVFMVDNTSEMFITGPEVIKTVTGEEVSAQELGGSMTHNSISGVAQFRAANEDECFTQIRQLLSYLPQNNMEKAERFDSNADPNAIQDSLNGLIPDDPRTPYDMKDLIYSLADNGDFFELQAYYAQNMITGFLRLNGESIGVIANQPRVLAGCLDINASDKAARFIRMCDAFNIPLLTLVDVPGFLPGTEQEYGGIIRHGAKILYAYSEATVPKVTLITRKAYGGAYIGMCSKHLGGDIVLGWPNAEIAVMGAEGAANIIFAREIKAADDPETRRQEKIDEYSESMMNPYVAAARGYLDDVILPEETRQRLISSFDALRGKRSSVPAKKHGNIPL from the coding sequence TTGTTGACAGAAAAACAAAAAGAGCTGGTCGAAGTAAAAGAAAAACTTAGACAAGGTGGAGGCGAAAGGGCGATCGAACGCCAGCACGGTCGTGGCAAAAAGACAGCACGTGAACGCATAGATGCGTTGCTCGACGAAAAAAGTTTTGTCGAGACCGGGATGTTTGTCAAACACCGTTCCACCCAGTTCGGCATGGATGAAAAGAATTCTCCGGGAGATGGTGTAGTTACCGGTTACGGCACAATCGATGGCCGTCAGGTCTGCGTGACTGCGCAGGACTTTACTATCATCGGTGGATCACTTGGAGAAATGCATGCCGACAAAATCGTTAAGACACAGGAGTTGGCCTTGAAAATAGGCTGTCCGATTATTTCAATTAACGATTCCGGAGGCGCCCGTATCCAGGAGGGTGTTGATTCACTAGCCGGTTACGGTCGTATATTTTACAACAATACCAAGGCGTCAGGAGTAATTCCACAGTTCTCAGTTATTATGGGTCCCTGTGCCGGAGGTGCTGTTTACTCACCGGCCCTGACGGACTTTGTCTTTATGGTAGATAACACCAGCGAAATGTTTATCACCGGCCCTGAGGTCATCAAAACTGTGACCGGCGAAGAAGTGTCAGCTCAGGAACTTGGTGGCTCGATGACACACAATAGCATCAGCGGTGTCGCACAATTCAGAGCTGCTAATGAAGATGAGTGCTTTACACAGATCCGTCAGCTTCTGAGCTATTTGCCCCAGAACAACATGGAAAAGGCTGAGCGTTTCGACAGTAATGCAGATCCGAATGCCATACAGGATTCCTTGAACGGTCTGATTCCCGACGATCCCCGCACACCTTATGACATGAAAGACCTGATTTACAGCTTGGCTGATAATGGTGATTTTTTTGAGCTGCAGGCATATTATGCCCAGAATATGATTACCGGCTTCCTGAGACTGAACGGTGAAAGCATTGGCGTCATTGCGAATCAGCCGCGCGTTCTGGCCGGTTGTCTCGACATCAACGCTTCAGATAAAGCTGCCCGTTTTATCCGCATGTGTGATGCCTTCAATATTCCGCTTCTGACCCTGGTCGATGTTCCGGGCTTCTTGCCGGGAACAGAGCAGGAGTACGGCGGCATCATCAGACACGGGGCGAAAATACTCTATGCATACAGTGAGGCGACCGTACCGAAAGTGACTTTGATCACCCGCAAGGCATACGGTGGAGCCTATATAGGAATGTGCTCCAAGCATCTGGGAGGGGATATTGTTCTGGGATGGCCTAACGCTGAGATTGCTGTCATGGGTGCTGAAGGTGCTGCCAATATTATTTTTGCCCGAGAAATTAAGGCAGCTGATGATCCGGAAACCAGGCGTCAGGAGAAGATTGACGAGTATTCCGAATCAATGATGAATCCGTATGTAGCGGCCGCCAGAGGTTATCTTGACGATGTCATCCTGCCTGAGGAAACCAGACAGCGGTTGATTTCATCTTTTGATGCACTCCGGGGCAAACGCAGTTCTGTACCTGCTAAAAAGCATGGAAATATTCCCTTGTAA
- a CDS encoding OadG family protein, producing MDFQNLSMLDALWLSIFSIVVVFLVLLIISYMIDLVKILLYRKKNKKNDDKPDDNSPISQEKPSEPADQPDSKTAAIIAAAVSAFLGKDSRFVIRKINRHKAPLSEWEAAGILDTQRRSL from the coding sequence ATGGATTTTCAAAATTTGAGTATGCTGGACGCCCTCTGGCTATCGATATTTTCAATTGTGGTTGTCTTTCTGGTGCTGTTAATTATCTCTTACATGATTGACCTGGTAAAGATTCTGCTTTATCGCAAAAAAAATAAAAAGAATGATGACAAACCTGATGACAACAGCCCGATTTCGCAGGAAAAACCGTCGGAACCAGCTGATCAGCCGGATAGCAAGACGGCTGCCATCATTGCGGCAGCAGTATCTGCCTTTTTGGGAAAAGACAGCCGCTTTGTTATTAGAAAGATAAACCGCCATAAGGCGCCGCTGTCCGAATGGGAAGCAGCGGGTATTTTAGATACACAAAGACGTTCGTTATAG
- a CDS encoding biotin/lipoyl-binding protein yields the protein MTKTFRIVIDGVEYHVDVEELSSGNTGVTTTAPRTAPAPVATSTPAPQPAPSAPAAPTAPAAPAARPAAAGGEAVLAPLQGKIWDVPVTSGDSVKAGDTLVVIEAMKMENEIVAPHDAVVGDIHVKKGDAVKSGDLLINLQ from the coding sequence ATGACCAAAACGTTTCGTATAGTAATTGACGGCGTGGAATATCACGTCGATGTAGAAGAACTTAGCAGCGGGAATACCGGAGTGACAACAACTGCACCACGCACCGCACCGGCCCCGGTTGCCACAAGCACACCTGCTCCGCAGCCAGCTCCGTCAGCTCCGGCCGCTCCGACAGCTCCTGCTGCTCCTGCAGCCAGGCCCGCCGCAGCCGGTGGAGAAGCGGTACTTGCTCCTTTGCAAGGAAAAATTTGGGATGTTCCGGTCACTAGCGGGGATAGTGTCAAAGCAGGAGATACCCTTGTAGTTATTGAAGCCATGAAAATGGAAAATGAAATAGTTGCCCCGCACGATGCTGTCGTTGGCGATATTCATGTCAAAAAAGGTGATGCTGTTAAATCAGGAGATCTGCTTATTAACTTGCAGTAG